The genomic region CTCGCGGGCTTCCCGCGCCGGATCGTCCACCGGACCCAACGCCCGGCCGAATCCGATCGGCATCATCATCGGCGCCGTGGTGATCATCGGTGTCTTCGTCGCGCCGTACGTCGTGATGTTGCTCGGATCGCTCAAGACGCAGGCCGAGATCACCAAGATCCCGCCGCCCTACGGCCTGCCGTCCGGGCCGCACTTCAACAACTACGTGGACGTCTGGTCGTCCTCCGTCGCTCCGCTGAACGGTCTGGTCGCCACCGTGGTGATCTCGGTCGGCGCGACCCTGCTGGTGCTGCTGGTGGCCACCCCCGCCGCGTACTACCTGGCACGATTCCGCTTCCCCGGTCGGTTGGCCTTCCTGCTGCTGGTGCTCATCACCCAGATGTTGCAGCCCACCGTGCTGGCGATCGGCCTGTTCAACGAGTTCAAGTCGTGGACCGGGCACGGCAGTTGGGCTGCACTGATCCTGGTGAACGGCGCCTTCAACCTGGCGTTCGCGATCTGGATCATGCAGGCGTTCTTCGCCTCCATCCCCAAGGAGATCGACGAGGCGGCCGTGGTCGACGGCGCCGGTCGCTTCCAGGTGCTGTTCAAGATCTCACTGCCGTTGGTCTGGCCGGGCATCGTGACCGCCGTGGTGTTCGTGTTCGTCAACTCCTGGAACGAATACGCGGCTGCCTCGGTGCTGGTGCAGGACAACGCGCTGCAGCCGCTGACGGTGTCGCTGCCGAAGTTCTTCGGGCTGTACGTCAAGGACTGGCAGTACGTGTTCGCCGTGGCCACGGTCGCCATCGTGCCTGTCGTCATCCTGTTCGGCTTCATCGAGAAACGGCTCATCGGCGGGCTGACGGCCGGCGCCGTCAAGTAGCACCGCGGCGTTGTTCCGGTGGTCGAAGGGGTCGAGGCCCGATTCACCACGGTGCGGGATCTCGACGTGCTCGTTCCTCGGTTGATCGATCACCGGAACCGGTGGTCGAGCGAGGGAGGAGTCGAGTCACACCGGGCTCTGACTCACTGCTTGCGCATGCATGCTCGCTGAGCCGCTATACTGAGCATGATCAATCACGAGGAGCCGCTGATGTCCATGACCGAAACCCAGGCACCTGCCGCACACGTGCTCGCGGAGATCGCCAGTCAGCCGGGGTGCTGGCAACGCGCGATCGATCTGCTGCCGTCGGTGGCCGCGACCCTCCCCCAGCCGGGCCAGCGGGTCGCGGTGGTCGGCTGCGGGACGAGCTGGTTCATCGCTCAGTCGTATGCCGCAGCGCGCGAGCAAGCCGGCCTCGGCGAGACCGACGCCTTCGCCGCTTCCGAGTACCCCGCTGGTCGTCACTACGACCTGGTGCTGGCGATCACCCGCTCCGGCACGACCACCGAGGTGCTCGAGCTGCTGGACTCGCTGCCGGACGATCAGCGCACCAGCATCATCGTCGGCGATCCGACCTCTCCGGGCGCCACCGCCGCCGATGGCGCTGTGCTGCTGGACTTCGCCGACGAGCAGTCGGTGGTGCAGACCCGTTTCGCGACCACCGCCCTGGTGCTGTTGCGGGCCTCTCTCGGTGAAGACCTGTCCGCCCTGCTGGACGACGGTCGGGCGGCTCTGGACGCCGATCTGCCGGAGGGCTGGGAAACCAAGCAGCAGTTCACCTATCTGGGCCACGGCGCGTCCGTCGGGCTGGCCCATGAGGCGGCCCTCAAGATGCGGGAAGCGGCCATCGCGTGGGCCGAGAGCTACCCCGCCTACGACTACCGGCACGGCCCGATCGCGGTCGCCGAGGAGCACACCCTGGTGTGGATCTTCGGGTCGGAGCCGGACGGGCTGACTGTGCAGATCGAATCGACCGGCGCATCCGTCGCACACCTGCCCGCGGTCGATCCGCTGGCCGAGCTCGTGCGCGCCCAGCGTCTCGCCGTCGAGCTGGCCCTGCACCGTGGGTACAACCCCGACCAGCCTCGGCACCTGACGCGCTCGATCATCCTGGAGCCGTGACCGCCGGGCCGCGGGTCCCGACCGGGATCAGGGGTCGCGGCGGGACGGGCGACGGTTCTCGCCGAGCAGCTCGCGGCCGGCGCCCAGGCGCACCGCGGTGTAGGACGCGGCCAGCATCGCCATCACCACGACCATCACGATGAACACCCAGAGCGGGAGATGATGGTGCTCGGCCAGCTCGTAGGTCTCCTTGGTGGCGATCAGCAGTGCTCCGCCCGCGACGAAGATCCACCCGTTGGCCTTGTGCATGTAGGTGACCATCGTGCGGAGGTCCCCCGGGCTCAGCGTCGCCATGAACGCATCGCGGTACTGGCGGGAGCGCCTGCGCTGCAAAACGTATCCGAGCGGCGGGACGAGCCACCACCACGGCGAGATGTGTTCGGGTTCGGCGACCCTCGAAGCGATCGCAGCGAGATCGGGACCGCGTCTGCGTTCCTCGTCCAGCTCCAGGGCGGCCTGGTAGACGGGGCCGGCGAAGAGCAGCCAACGCCCAGGAATCCGCACCACAGGATGAGTTCGTGCACACTCGCAGATCCCAGGGCAGCGCGCTCATGCCAGCCCCGCCCGTCCACCCGGACCGACCCGTTACCGTGGGAAGTGCGCACCACCCGCGGCACCCGATCCACTCGACAACCCTGGAGCCCTGAATGCCGTTGTCCGGCAGCGACCTGCTCGTCACCGCCCGTGCCGCAGGGGTCGGCGTCGGGGCGTTCAACGTCATCCAGATCGAGCACGCCGAAGCACTGGTCGCCGCCGCTGAACAGGTGGAGCTGCCGGTGATCCTGCAGATCTCGGAGAATGCAGCCCGCTATCACGGGGCATTGGCCCCCATCGCCCTCGCCACCCGCGAGATTGCCGCTGCCGCAACGATTCCGGTGGTGCTGCACCTCGACCATGCGATGGACGAGGAGCTGGTGGACGAGGCGATCACGCTGGGCTTCACCTCCGTCATGTTCGACGGGGCGCACCTGCCCTGGGCGGAGAACGTGGACCGCACCGCAGCCGTGGTCCGAAGGGCCCACGACGCCGACGTCTGGGTGGAGGCCGAGTTGGGCCAGGTCGGCGGCAAGGACGGTGCGCACGCCCCTGGGGTGCTGACGAAGCCGAACGAGGCGGCAGCGTTCGTCGCCGCGACCGGCATCGACGCGCTGGCCGTCGCGGTGGGTTCCTCGCACGCGATGACCGAACGCACCGCCACCCTGAACCTCGAGCGCATCGCTGAGATCGCCGCCGCCGTACAGGTACCGCTGGTGTTGCACGGCTCGTCCGGGGTGGCTGATGTCGCCATCGCCGCCGGTGTGCAGGCCGGGCTGACTAAGATCAACGTGTCAACGCACCTGAACAAGGTGTTCACCGCTGCTCTCCGAGAGAGTCTGCGGGACAACGAGTCCGTGGTCGACCCGCGGAAGTACTTCGGCGCGGCTCGGGCTGCGCTGACTGCCGAGACAGCGCGGTTGATCCGCGTCATCCACGGCTGAGCCCGATGTCCTCGCTCCGGCTGCGCACCGTCATCGACGCCTCGCCCGAGGCATGTTTCGAGCTGTCGCTGTCGGTCGATGCCCACACCTCCTCGATGCGCGCCTCCGGTGAACGCATCGTCGACGGGGTGCGATCGGGGGTGATGGCGCTCGGCGACACCGTGACCTGGCGGGCTCGGCACTTCGGAGTGCCGTGGACCATGACATCGAAGATCACCGAGTACGAGCGCCCGACGATGTTCGTGGACGAACAGGTCCGAGGGCCGTTCCGGAGCTGGCACCATCGTCACCTGTTCCGGCCGTTCGACGGCGGTACCGAGATGATCGACGAGGTGCAGTTGCGTTCTCCGCTCGGCATTCTCGGGCGTTTCGCCGATCGCGCCGTCGTGCGTCATTATCTGCACGGCCTGCTGAAGACCCGCAACGAGTGGTTGCGTCAGGAGCTCCAGCGTTCGGCATGATCTCGCGCCTCCGGTGATCCCTTCGCCTCACCCCCCGCTGATCGGGAGGAAACAACGGTCGCGGGACAATCACCCCGTGACCACCGATCAGTCCGTCCACCTCGAGGGCGTCCCCCACGACCACCCCGACGCGGTCGCCCTCCGAGCCGCGATGATCGCGGAGGTCTCCGATCTCTACGCCGCACTGCGCGACGAGGTCGGTGATGCGCGCACCAATCGGATCGATCCCCGGTCTGTGGTCGTCACGCTGGTGGGTCGGGTGGGCGACCGTCCTGTTGCACATGCTCTGGTGCGGCGGCTGGGGGAGGATCTGGAGATCAAGCGCATGTTCGTCGTGCCCGATCTGCGGGGACGTGGAACCGCCGACGCCCTGATGTCCGCACTGTTGAGCGAGGTCAGGGACCGGGGCGCAGCGCGCGTCATCCTGCACACCGGCGACCGCCAGATCGCTGCGGTGCGGATGTTCGAGCGTCACGGATTCACCCCGATCCCCGTCTACGACCCGTACGGGGACGTGCCGGGTTCGCTGTGTTTCGAGAAGGTTCTCTGACGCCGGTGGATCCGGTGATCCGCACGCTGCGGACCTGCTCGATCGGCGTGAGAACTACTGCCCCAGGGCGAGGCGGGCGTACGCGAGGGACTGCCGGACGTCGTCGAGCCGGGCCTTCTTCGAGAGCCCCCGGGTGTTGATCTCCAGGCAGACCGAACCGTCATATCCGTTGCGCACCAAGGCCTCCAGCACCCAGGTGCCTGGTTGCGTCCCGCGTCCGGGGACCAGGTGTTCGTCGGACCCGGAGCCGGAGCCGTCGGCGAGGTGCAGGTGCCCGAGCCGGTCCCCCATCGCCTCGAACAGCTCGATCGCATCGATCCCGGCGGTGGCGGTGTGCGACAGGTCGAGGGTGAACCACCGATGGTCGTAAGGAACCGGATTCCAGTGCGGGCGATAGGCATTCATCGAGAAGCGACCCCGGCCGACGGTCAACGGGAACATGTTCTCCACCGCGATCCGTACCTCGGTACGTGTCTGCAGCTCGGCGACGGAACCGGTGAAGTCCGCGGCGGCAGCCCGCTGCCAGACGAAGGGTGGGTGCACCACCACCACCCGTGCCCCTACGCGTTCCGCCAGCTCGATCGACCGGCTCAGCTTGACGAGCGGATCCACTCCCCACACCCGGGCCGAGATCAGCAGGCACGGTGCGTGGATCGAGTCGATGGGCATCCCGTGCCGGGAGCTGAGCTCCTGCAGGATCTCGGCGCGTTGGGTGAGCGGGTCGGCCGTCACCATCACCTCGACGCCGTCGTAACCGGTCGCGGCGGCGGTCTCGAAGCCGGCGGCCAGGAGCTCCGGGTACACCGATGCGGTCGACAGGGTGACGCGGATCGGCGGCCGGGGTGCCCTGCCGTGCGGATAGCCGGGGCGTTCGGAATCGCTCACGCGAACGCCAGATGGTCGAGGCGGCGCAGGATGATGCCCTCCCGGAGCGCCCACGGGCAGATCTGCGCGACCTCGACATGCAGCGCCGTCATGGTTGCCTGGGCGATCAGTGCGCCGGTGGCGATCTGACCGGCTCTGGTGGACGAGACACCATCGAGCTGGGCGATGTCATCGGCCGCCATCCGCTGCAGGAAGGCGGTCACCTGGCGCAGCGCGGTGAGCGTCAGCTGCCGGGGTGCGCGCATTCCGTCCCTGCTGGGTGCCGCGCCGGTCAGTCGGGCCAACGTGCGGAAGGTCTTGGAGGTGGCCACGACGGTGTCGAACGGACCTGCTGCAGCGATCTTGCGTGCCGGCGCGGTGAGGGTGCGGCCGAGCCAGTGGTGCAACGCTTCCACTTCGCTGCGGTCGGGTGGATCCGTCGGTAGGCGCTCCCGCTGCAGACGCCCTGCACCGAGGGGCATCGAGACGGCGACCTCGGGCTCCTCGTCCTGCCCGGCAGCCAGTTCCAGCGACCCGCCGCCGATGTCCATCATCAACATCGACCCGGCGCTCCAGCCGTACCAGCGGCGGGCGGCCAGGAACGTCAACCGTGCCTCGTCGGCCCCGGAGAGCACCTGCAGGTCCACCCCGGTCTCCTGCCGGACCCTGGCGAGCACCTGGGCGGAGTTGGTCGCATCGCGGACAGCTGAGGTAGCGAACGCGAGAAGCTCACCACAACCGAGTTTGCGGGCGGACCGCTGGTACGTGCGCACACAGTCGAGCAGCGCATCGGCGCCGGCCTGGGTCAGTGCGCCGCCCCGATCCAGGTGCTGAGCCAGTTTGAGCGGCGACTTCTCCGACAGCTGTGGAGTGGGATGCCCGCCGCGGTGGGCGTCGACGACCAGCAGGTGCACCGTGTTCGAACCGACGTCCAGAACACCGAGTCGCATGCGCTCACCCTAGTCCGTGCCTCGAGCTGCCCCCGCGGGCGGCGAACCGACCACCTGGGCCGCGAAGGTGGGCCGCAAACGACCGTCACGACCGCGAAGGTGGGCCACAAACGACCGTCACGACCGCGAACCCGGGCCGCAAACGACCGTCACGACCGCGAAGGGTGGGGTCAGGCCTCGAGCTTGTAGCCGAGGCCGCGCACCGTCACCAGATGCCGGGGGTTGGCCGGGTCGGGTTCGATCTTGGCGCGCAGCCGCTTGACATGGACGTCCAGCGTCTTGGTGTCGCCGACGTAGTCGCTGCCCCACACCCGGTCGATCAGCTGACCGCGGGTGAGCACCCGGCCGGCATTCCGCAGCAGGTACTCCAGCAGGTCGAACTCCTTGAGCGGCAACGGGATCTCCGCGCCACCGACGCTCACCACGTGCCGCTCGACGTCCATCCGGACGGTGTTGACCTGCAGCACCGTCTCCTCGATGTCCTCGGCCTCGATGCCGCGTCGGAGCACCGCCCGGATCCGGGCGATCAGCTCGCGGGCGCTGTACGGCTTGGTGACGTAGTCGTCGGCGCCGAGCTCCAGGCCGACCACCTTGTCGATCTCCGAATCCCGCGCGGTCACCATGATCACCGGCACGGATGCCCTGGCGCGCAACTGTTTGCACACCTCGGTGCCGCTCATCCCAGGCAGCATCAGGTCCAGCAGGACGATGTCGGCGCCGTTGCGGTCGAACTCGACGAGAGCCGCCGGCCCACTATCCGCGACGGTGGTGTCGAAGCCCTCGCGCTTGAGCAGGAACGACAGCGGCTCCGACATCGACTCCTCGTCCTCGACGATCAAGACTCTGGTCACGATGCTCCTTCGGTTCGGACTGCTGGGGTGAGCGCGGCGAGCCGCGCAGGGCCGACCGGATGCGCGGTGTCCGCCCCGGGGTCATCGCCCGCGAGCGCGGGCAACTGGAGGGTGAAGGTGGACCCGGTGCCGACCTTGCTCCACAGCAGCGCCCGGCCGCCGTGGTTGGCCGCGACGTGCTTGACGATCGCCAGACCGAGTCCGGTGCCACCGGTGGAGCGGGAGCGCGCGGGGTCGACCCGGAAGAAGCGTTCGAAGACCCGCCGCTGGTGCTCGGGTGCGATCCCGACGCCACGGTCGGTGACCGAGATCTGGATGCCGTCCGCCGTCCGGCGACGGGCCACCGAGACGGAGGTGTGCGCGGGCGAGTAGCTGATGGCGTTGTCGATGAGGTTGGTCAGCGCCGTCACGAGCAGGGTCCGATCACCGCGCACCAGTAGGCCGCTCGGGGTGTCGGTGACCACGTCGATGCCGGCGCTCTCGGCGCTGGTGGCCAGCCGGCCGATCGACTCGGAGATCACCCCGTCGATCTCGACGACGGCCAGATCCTGGACGTGGATGCCGCCCTGCAGCCGGGACAACGCGATGAGCTCGCCCACCAGGGCACCGAGCCGGGTGGCCTCGCGGAGCATCTTCGCCGAGAAGTGCCGTACCGCTTCCTCGTCGTCTGCAGCATCCAGCACAGCCTCTGCCAGTAGGGCCATCGCACCGACCGGGGTCTTGAGCTCGTGCGAGACATTGGCGACGAAGTCGCGCCGGATGGTCTCGACCTGTCGCGCTGCGGACTCGTCGACCACGCTGATCAGCACCCACTCCTGAGCGAGGGGTTCCACCACGGCCCGTACGACGGCGTCCGCGTCACCGGCGGGCGGCGGGTCAAGGTGGCCGAGTTCGACGTCGATGGGTTCGCCGGAGATCACGGTGCGCTCGATCGCTGCGGCGATGCGGCTGTCGCACATCCCGGCCCGCACGGCCCGCAGTTCGACGGCGCGGGCGTTCGACAGCAGCACGTTGCCGTCGAGATCGGTCACGACGAACCCGGTGTCGGAGTTCCGCACCACTTCGGCGGCCAGTTCGGCATCGGCGGGCACGGGATCTTCGCGGAGCGCATCGGCCCGGCGGATCAGCATCGCGGCCAGCAACCAGCCGATGAGGAGTCCGGCGACTCCCACGGCGAGATATCCGACCCACGGCACCCGCTCATCGTAAGGTCGCCCCCGAACAGCCCCCGACCACGAACGGTGCACGCAGCTGAGGGTTCATCCGGAGTTTGCGCAGCCGTACATCCGCAGTTCACTCCTGCGGGGGCGGCCCGAACGAGGCCGGTGGGCGAGGGGCCGTCGAGGTCAGGTGCGGCGGACGAGGTAGACGAACTCCCGGCCCAATCGATCCGGCGCCTCACGGATGTCGTGGACGATGAAGCCCTCAGCCTCGAGCGAGGCGGTGAGTTCGTCGCGACTGCGGAATCGCAGGGTGGAATCCGAGGTCAGCTCGGTGTCATCGTCCGCCGGATCCTCAGCCGGAAATCGGTAGCTGTGGCGGAAGGAGACGAACGGCAGGTCGACGGCCGTGACCTCCCTGCGCTGTTCGACGAGCCCCACCCCCGGCACCTCTGCGCGCACGGGATCGGTCTGCACCGCCCATTCCTCCCAAGCTCGCCGTTCGGGACGCCTGCTCTCGAAGACGAAGAACCCGCCGGGGCCGAGCGCGTCGCGCACGTCTCGCAGCAGCGCTGCCCACTCGTCGTCGGCAAGCACGGCCTGCGCGGCGTTGCCTGTCATGAAAACGAGGTCCGCAGCAGCATCGGCGGGGATCGCGGAGGAAGAGC from Nakamurella sp. A5-74 harbors:
- a CDS encoding ATP-binding protein yields the protein MPWVGYLAVGVAGLLIGWLLAAMLIRRADALREDPVPADAELAAEVVRNSDTGFVVTDLDGNVLLSNARAVELRAVRAGMCDSRIAAAIERTVISGEPIDVELGHLDPPPAGDADAVVRAVVEPLAQEWVLISVVDESAARQVETIRRDFVANVSHELKTPVGAMALLAEAVLDAADDEEAVRHFSAKMLREATRLGALVGELIALSRLQGGIHVQDLAVVEIDGVISESIGRLATSAESAGIDVVTDTPSGLLVRGDRTLLVTALTNLIDNAISYSPAHTSVSVARRRTADGIQISVTDRGVGIAPEHQRRVFERFFRVDPARSRSTGGTGLGLAIVKHVAANHGGRALLWSKVGTGSTFTLQLPALAGDDPGADTAHPVGPARLAALTPAVRTEGAS
- a CDS encoding class II fructose-bisphosphate aldolase, producing MPLSGSDLLVTARAAGVGVGAFNVIQIEHAEALVAAAEQVELPVILQISENAARYHGALAPIALATREIAAAATIPVVLHLDHAMDEELVDEAITLGFTSVMFDGAHLPWAENVDRTAAVVRRAHDADVWVEAELGQVGGKDGAHAPGVLTKPNEAAAFVAATGIDALAVAVGSSHAMTERTATLNLERIAEIAAAVQVPLVLHGSSGVADVAIAAGVQAGLTKINVSTHLNKVFTAALRESLRDNESVVDPRKYFGAARAALTAETARLIRVIHG
- a CDS encoding carbohydrate ABC transporter permease codes for the protein MSTPTLAPIPAPEDAAAQRSPRNSRASRAGSSTGPNARPNPIGIIIGAVVIIGVFVAPYVVMLLGSLKTQAEITKIPPPYGLPSGPHFNNYVDVWSSSVAPLNGLVATVVISVGATLLVLLVATPAAYYLARFRFPGRLAFLLLVLITQMLQPTVLAIGLFNEFKSWTGHGSWAALILVNGAFNLAFAIWIMQAFFASIPKEIDEAAVVDGAGRFQVLFKISLPLVWPGIVTAVVFVFVNSWNEYAAASVLVQDNALQPLTVSLPKFFGLYVKDWQYVFAVATVAIVPVVILFGFIEKRLIGGLTAGAVK
- a CDS encoding sugar phosphate isomerase/epimerase, whose protein sequence is MSDSERPGYPHGRAPRPPIRVTLSTASVYPELLAAGFETAAATGYDGVEVMVTADPLTQRAEILQELSSRHGMPIDSIHAPCLLISARVWGVDPLVKLSRSIELAERVGARVVVVHPPFVWQRAAAADFTGSVAELQTRTEVRIAVENMFPLTVGRGRFSMNAYRPHWNPVPYDHRWFTLDLSHTATAGIDAIELFEAMGDRLGHLHLADGSGSGSDEHLVPGRGTQPGTWVLEALVRNGYDGSVCLEINTRGLSKKARLDDVRQSLAYARLALGQ
- a CDS encoding response regulator transcription factor, whose protein sequence is MTRVLIVEDEESMSEPLSFLLKREGFDTTVADSGPAALVEFDRNGADIVLLDLMLPGMSGTEVCKQLRARASVPVIMVTARDSEIDKVVGLELGADDYVTKPYSARELIARIRAVLRRGIEAEDIEETVLQVNTVRMDVERHVVSVGGAEIPLPLKEFDLLEYLLRNAGRVLTRGQLIDRVWGSDYVGDTKTLDVHVKRLRAKIEPDPANPRHLVTVRGLGYKLEA
- a CDS encoding sugar isomerase, translated to MSMTETQAPAAHVLAEIASQPGCWQRAIDLLPSVAATLPQPGQRVAVVGCGTSWFIAQSYAAAREQAGLGETDAFAASEYPAGRHYDLVLAITRSGTTTEVLELLDSLPDDQRTSIIVGDPTSPGATAADGAVLLDFADEQSVVQTRFATTALVLLRASLGEDLSALLDDGRAALDADLPEGWETKQQFTYLGHGASVGLAHEAALKMREAAIAWAESYPAYDYRHGPIAVAEEHTLVWIFGSEPDGLTVQIESTGASVAHLPAVDPLAELVRAQRLAVELALHRGYNPDQPRHLTRSIILEP
- a CDS encoding Ppx/GppA phosphatase family protein gives rise to the protein MRLGVLDVGSNTVHLLVVDAHRGGHPTPQLSEKSPLKLAQHLDRGGALTQAGADALLDCVRTYQRSARKLGCGELLAFATSAVRDATNSAQVLARVRQETGVDLQVLSGADEARLTFLAARRWYGWSAGSMLMMDIGGGSLELAAGQDEEPEVAVSMPLGAGRLQRERLPTDPPDRSEVEALHHWLGRTLTAPARKIAAAGPFDTVVATSKTFRTLARLTGAAPSRDGMRAPRQLTLTALRQVTAFLQRMAADDIAQLDGVSSTRAGQIATGALIAQATMTALHVEVAQICPWALREGIILRRLDHLAFA
- a CDS encoding GNAT family N-acetyltransferase, which produces MTTDQSVHLEGVPHDHPDAVALRAAMIAEVSDLYAALRDEVGDARTNRIDPRSVVVTLVGRVGDRPVAHALVRRLGEDLEIKRMFVVPDLRGRGTADALMSALLSEVRDRGAARVILHTGDRQIAAVRMFERHGFTPIPVYDPYGDVPGSLCFEKVL
- a CDS encoding SRPBCC family protein: MSSLRLRTVIDASPEACFELSLSVDAHTSSMRASGERIVDGVRSGVMALGDTVTWRARHFGVPWTMTSKITEYERPTMFVDEQVRGPFRSWHHRHLFRPFDGGTEMIDEVQLRSPLGILGRFADRAVVRHYLHGLLKTRNEWLRQELQRSA
- a CDS encoding class I SAM-dependent methyltransferase, yielding MPDPIFAHPRLARIYDTFDGPRDDLDAYLAIADELEARRIVDLGCGTGCLPLLLTATGREVIAVDPAGASLDVARAKPAADTVTWIDGSSSAIPADAAADLVFMTGNAAQAVLADDEWAALLRDVRDALGPGGFFVFESRRPERRAWEEWAVQTDPVRAEVPGVGLVEQRREVTAVDLPFVSFRHSYRFPAEDPADDDTELTSDSTLRFRSRDELTASLEAEGFIVHDIREAPDRLGREFVYLVRRT